The window AGGGCTGCTTTTGCCCAAACATGGCGCGCTCAATCAACCCGCGCCGGCACCGCTTCCAAGCTGCCGCTTTGTAAAATGATTCAGTTGAACGGCTATCATGCCGGCCTCAAAAGATACGCCGTATGCATTACCCCGCTTATGGCACATCTCAAAGTTATCCAATCGAATTAAAAATGGCCGTCTGAAACTGCTTGAGTTTCAGACGGCCATTTTTAATTCAGGCAAATATCATGATGCTTCTTTATTTTCCGCGGCTTTCTGGCGCAAACGCAAGCCCAGTTCGCGCAATTGTTTGTCGTCCACATGATTGGGCGCATCGACCAGCAAATCTTGCGCACGCTGGGTTTTCGGGAACGCAATCACATCACGGATCGATTCCGCACCGGCCATCAGCGTCACCAAACGGTCGAGGCCGAAAGCCAAACCGCCGTGCGGGGGAGCGCCGAATTTGAGGTTGTCGAGCAGGAAGCCGAATTTGTTTTGCTGCTCTTCCGGGCTGATTTTCAATGCAGCAAACACTTTGGCCTGCACATCAGCACGGTGGATACGGATAGAACCGCCGCCGATTTCCCAACCGTTCAATACCATATCATAAGCGCGGGCAAGACAATTTTCAGGGTCGCTGTCCATCAGATCTTCATGGCCGGGTTTCGGCGACGTAAAGGGATGGTGCATGGCAGCGTAGCGGTCGTTTTCTTCGTCGTATTCAAACATCGGAAAATCCACCACCCACAGCGGGCGCCATTCGTCGGTAAAGTAACCGTTGGCCGCGCCGTGCTCGTGTCCGATTTTGATGCGCAAAGCGCCGATGGCTTCGTTAACCACTTTGGCTTTGTCGGCGCCGAAAAAGATAATATCGCCATTTTGTGCGCCGGTTTGGGCAATGATTGCTTTCAACGCGTTTTCAGACAGAAATTTCACAATCGGCGATTGCAGGCCGCTGTCTTCACCGTTGCTCAAATTGCTGACATCGTTCACTTTAATATAGGCCAAGCCTTTAGCACCGTAAATGGCGACAAATTTGGTGTATTCGTCGATGTCTTTGCGGCTCAGTTTTGCACCGTTCGGCACGCGCAAGGCCACCACACGGCCGCCTTTCATATCAGCGGCACCGCGGAACACTTTGAATTCTTCGGTTTTCATCAGCTCGGTGAGCTCGGTGAATTTCAAATCCACACGCAAATCAGGCTTGTCGGAGCCGTAATAGAACATGGCTTCGGCAAACGGCATGCGCGGAAAATCGCCCAAATCCACGCCCAGCGCATCTTTGAACACCTGTTTGGCCATGCCTTCGGTGATGTTCATGATGTCATCTTCATCCAAAAACGAAGTTTCCAAGTCGATTTGGGTAAATTCAGGCTGGCGGTCGGCACGCAAATCTTCATCGCGGAAGCATTTGGTGATTTGATAATAACGGTCGAAACCGGCCACCATCAGCAATTGCTTGAACAGCTGCGGCGACTGCGGCAAAGCAAAAAATTCGCCCGGATGCACGCGGCTGGGCACAAGGTAATCTCGCGCGCCTTCAGGCGTAGATCGGGTCAGCATCGGGGTTTCGATGTCGATAAAGCCCTGCTCGTCAAGATAACGGCGCACACCCATGGCTACTTTATAGCGCAGTTTCAGGTTGTTTTGCATCGCCGGACGGCGCAAATCAATCACACGGTTTTGCAGGCGCACGTTTTCACTGATGTTTTCATCATCAATTTGAAACGGCGGCGTAGCAGCAGCATTCAAAATCTCAATTTCTTTAGCCAGGATTTCGATTTTGCCGGAAATCATTTTATCGTTGGTGGTGCCTTCAGGGCGGTTGCGCACGCGGCCGCTGATGCTCAATACGAATTCGTTGCGCGCCGAATCGGCAGTGGCGAAAGCTTCAGGGGTATCGGGGTCAATCACCACCTGCACAATGCCTTCACGGTCGCGCAGATCGATAAAAATCACCCCGCCATGGTCGCGGCGGCGGTGTACCCAACCTTTTACGGTAACGGTTTGCTCTAAATATTGCTCGTTAATCAAGCCACAATAATTGGTACGCATAAAAAATATCCCTTTAAGTCTTTCGTATTTTTAAATAAATTTTGCGGTTACTTTGGATGGAGGCCGTCTGAAGGCGGTGCCGAAGATTCAGACGGCAAAGATTCAAACAATTCCGCCTGCATTTTTCGCTGCTCTTCCGGCAGCACCATGCCCAGCGAAATCACATATTTGAGCGCATCGTCCACACTCATATCCAGCTCACGGATGTCGCCGCGCCTGACCATAATATAATAGCCGCCGGTCGGGTTGGGCGTGGTGGGCACATATACCGACACATATTCCGTTTCGCCCAGCGCTTTATATACGGCAGCAGGAATATTGCCCGACACAAATGCCAACGTCCAAATATCAGATTGCGGAAACGGCACCAGCACCGGCGTTTTAAAGGATTGGCGCGAATCGGAAAGCAGCGATTCAGATACTTTTTTTACACTGGAATAAATCGACTTGACCACCGGAATGCGCCCCAGCAGCCGATCCCACGCATCAATAATGCGCTTGCCCAACACATTGGCGCCGAACAGGCCGGTAACAAACAATACCAGCACGGCCATAATCACGCCAAGGCCGGGAATATTGAAGCCCCAAAAATATTTCGGCTGCCAATGCTCGGGCAGAAGATTAATCAGCTGGTCTGAGGCGGAAATGATATAGGTAATCACCCATACGGTTACGGCAATCGGCAGCCACACCAAAACACCCGTAATCAGGTATTTTTTCAATGCCTTGGCGATCTTGCCGCCTTCGGCTGTATTTTTTGCCATATTCCATCCTGTCGAACCGCTGCTCAAACGGTATATTATACGCGCTCAAATAGCGGGAAACGAGTGTTTTTCACAATCGCCTTAAAAGCCGTCCCAATCATTAAACATCAGGCCGATGCCGATACCGTTTTGCTTGTGGTTATAGTCGAGCAGGCTGTCGCCATAGCCGTGGAAACCCTGCACATAAGCCTTGAGCCTGCCCTTAAGCGGAAACGTGTAGCCTGCCTGAAGCGCGCCCTTGCCGGTTTTCGGGTTGTAACGCACGGTGGTCGACAAGGTTTGCTTGTCGTTAAAGCGGTATTGCACTTTCAAATCGCCGTAGCCCATATAATCGCTGATATCGGGATTGTCGTCTTTTTCGCCGCTTTCTTCAAATGCCCGCACCCAAAGGCGCGGCATCACGGTTAACTTGCCCCATTCCATACCCGCCATACCGTATACGCGGTTCCACGAACGCGACAAGGGGCGACTCTGGCCGTTGGATTGGTGCACAAAGCCCATTCCCAACACCCGCAGTTTGCCGCCGCCGGGCAAATCGGCCTTTACCGGCTGAGTGATGAAAATTTCGGGTTGGTAATCGTTGTTGCGGAACGGCGCTGAATCTTCGCCCTGATTCCACACCTGCCAATTGGATGTTTGCGTGTATCCGAACCACAAGTCGGCCCGGGTTTTAAACAAATCTTCCATCAGCTTGGTTTTGAACGACACCTGCATTTTGGCTTCCAGCCGTTTTTGCTCCTTCGACACCGCATCATCGGCCGTACCGCGTGTGGGCGAATGCGGATGGCGGTTAGGGCTGCTGTTATACCAGGCCGGCATCAGATACATGGGCTGGTGCTCACGCACCGAAAGAATACCGCGCGGATCGTTTTGGTCGAGATCATACATCACGCTCAGCGGCGTATAAGCATCGGCCGCATCCAGCAATGCCTGGGTCGGCCCCGTATTTTCTACTGTAGGCCGCTCGCCGCTGAACACAATAACTGTTTCATCATTTTCCCGGCTGGCTTCAATCGTGCGCACCAAATCAACCGACTTGGCGCCGCCTGTTGCAACCGGCGGCGGGTTTTGCGGCGGGAAATGCGCCGCATACACCTTATCGAAACACGCCAAACGCATGGCGCTGTCTTGCACCAATGTACACTGTAAAGCGGGGTCTGCCGCCGGCCAAGCCGCAGCAGGCAAACCTGCCAACACCGCTACTGCCATCACTTTTATTTTCAGCATTCTATCCACCATGCAGGCAATTCAAACGGTTAAATTCAAACGGCCAGAGCAACACCGACAGCCGTTTTCAGACGGCCTCAGCCCTCAAATCATCCATATTGCCACCCATATAAACGATGCCCTCAGAGAAGCAAACATTCCGTTTATCTCTGAGGGCACCTGCGCCATCCGGCTTAACCGCAGAAATTAAGCCAGAGCTTTAATTTTGGCAGACAAACGGCTTTTATGACGAGCCGCTTTGTTTTTGTGATATACGCCTTTATCGGCAATGCGGTCCATCACTTTAACAGACTCACGGTAAACTTCTTGGGCGGCGGTTTTATCACCGGCCTCAACAGCCTTCAATACTTTTTTAACCGCAGTGCGGAAAGCAGTACGCAGGCTGGCATTGTGAGCACGGTTTTTAATTGCTTGGCGGGCACGTTTGCGGGCTTGTGCGCTATTGGCCATATTGGTTATCTCCTGATAAGAATCAAATTTCGTAAACGCGTAATTCTAATGGCTTCGTTTGGCCAATGCAAGCATTTTGACGATAAATCCTTATCAACACTTATAAAACCGACCGGAAAACGACACCGGCGGCGGCCATACCGTCCGCCACTTTGCCCCAAGGCGGCCAAACTACCCATATCATTTTGATTTTTATCAGGCATTCTATTACAATAACGCAGCTTGCCGCCGGGATCGCAGAGGGGCGGCAAACTTCCTCACACCAACCTTTCATCAGGAAAACGACCCGTATGAAAAAAACCGCACTGAGCGTATTAACCGCGCTGGCGCTGGCAGCCTGCGGCGGCCAAAGCGAAACGCAGCAACCCGCCCCCCAACCTCAAGCAGCCGATACCGCATCTGATGCGGCATCCGCCACCGACGGCCTGCCCGTAACCGACACGCTGAACATTTACAACTGGTCCAACTATGTCGATGAGAGCACCGTAGAAGACTTCAAAAAAGCCAACAACTTGAAGCTGACCTACGATTTGTATGAAAACAACGAAACTCTGGAAGCCAAAGTGCTTACCGGCAAGTCGGGCTACGATTTGGTAGTGCCCGGCATTGCCTTTCTGCCGCGCCAAATCAACGCCGGCGCGTATCAGAAAATTCATAAAAACTTAATCCCCAATTACCAAAACATCGATCCGAAACTTTTGGAAATGATGCAAAGCGCCGACCCGGGCAATGAATATGCCGTGCCCTATTTCTCAGGTGTCAACACACTGGCCATCACCGCCAAAGGCAAAGAAGCGCTGGGCGGAGCGTTGCCCGAAAACGGCTGGGATTTACTGTTCAAACCCGAATACACCAGCAAACTCAAAGGCTGCGGCATCGCATTATGGGATACGCCCAGCGAAATGTTTCCGATTGTGCTGAACTATCTGGGCAAAGACCCCAAAGGCAGCAACCCCGAAGACATTAAAGCCGCGGCCGACGTTTTGCAGGCCATCCGCCCCGATGTCAAACGCTTCAGCCCTTCGGTTATCGATGAGCTGGCGCGCGGCGATGTCTGCCTGGCAGCCGGCAACGGCGGCGACCTGAACATGGCCAAAGCGCGTTCGGAAGAAGTGAAAAACAATGTCGGCATCGATGTATTAAACCCGAAAGGCATGGGTTTCTGGATTGAATCATGGCTGATTCCGGCAGATGCGAAAAATGTATTGAACGCGCACAAATACATCAACTACACGCTGGATCCCGAAGTCGCCGCCAAAAACGGCAATTTCGTTACTTTCGCACCGGCCAGCCTGCCGGCACGTGAAAAAATGGATGCCGCGCTGGTGGCCACCCGCTCGATTTTCCCCAACGAACAAGACATGCAGGATGGTTTCGTGATGCCGCAAATGGGCGATGACGCGAAAAAACTGACGGTCAATCTGTGGCAGAAAATCAAAGTCGGCACCCATTAAGCGCCTGACGGCCCTACCCGTGAAAAATAAAAAAGCGACTGCAAACGCAGTCGCTTTTTTATTTTCCAGACGGCCTCAATTTCAGACGGCCTCAATTTCAGACGGCCTCAATTTCAGACGGCCTCAATTTCAGACGGCCTCAATTTCAGACGGCCTCAATTTCAGACGGCCTCAATTTCAGACGGCCTCAATTTCAGACGGCCTCAATTTCAGACGGCCTCAATTTCAGACGGCCTCAATTTCAGACGGCCTCAATTTCAGACGGCCTCAACATTCAGACGGCCTCAACATTCAAACAGCCTTATTCGCCGGCCTCGCCCAACAGCCATGCCTGCGCTTCGGCCACTTCATCAAAATATTTCGGGTGGGATTGCGTAATCAGCCCCGACAGCCGGGCAGCCAGTTTGATCCATACATCGTCTACCACGATGGCAATGCGGCCGAATTCATCTTCATGTTCGCGCATAAATTTGAGCTGTTCCACCGCCATATCAAGCGTAAAATCTTTCAGCAGCGACAAATCCAGCAGCATATCCGGGCGGCGGATGGTTTTGGCGCACTTTAAG of the Uruburuella testudinis genome contains:
- the aspS gene encoding aspartate--tRNA ligase translates to MRTNYCGLINEQYLEQTVTVKGWVHRRRDHGGVIFIDLRDREGIVQVVIDPDTPEAFATADSARNEFVLSISGRVRNRPEGTTNDKMISGKIEILAKEIEILNAAATPPFQIDDENISENVRLQNRVIDLRRPAMQNNLKLRYKVAMGVRRYLDEQGFIDIETPMLTRSTPEGARDYLVPSRVHPGEFFALPQSPQLFKQLLMVAGFDRYYQITKCFRDEDLRADRQPEFTQIDLETSFLDEDDIMNITEGMAKQVFKDALGVDLGDFPRMPFAEAMFYYGSDKPDLRVDLKFTELTELMKTEEFKVFRGAADMKGGRVVALRVPNGAKLSRKDIDEYTKFVAIYGAKGLAYIKVNDVSNLSNGEDSGLQSPIVKFLSENALKAIIAQTGAQNGDIIFFGADKAKVVNEAIGALRIKIGHEHGAANGYFTDEWRPLWVVDFPMFEYDEENDRYAAMHHPFTSPKPGHEDLMDSDPENCLARAYDMVLNGWEIGGGSIRIHRADVQAKVFAALKISPEEQQNKFGFLLDNLKFGAPPHGGLAFGLDRLVTLMAGAESIRDVIAFPKTQRAQDLLVDAPNHVDDKQLRELGLRLRQKAAENKEAS
- a CDS encoding DUF502 domain-containing protein is translated as MAKNTAEGGKIAKALKKYLITGVLVWLPIAVTVWVITYIISASDQLINLLPEHWQPKYFWGFNIPGLGVIMAVLVLFVTGLFGANVLGKRIIDAWDRLLGRIPVVKSIYSSVKKVSESLLSDSRQSFKTPVLVPFPQSDIWTLAFVSGNIPAAVYKALGETEYVSVYVPTTPNPTGGYYIMVRRGDIRELDMSVDDALKYVISLGMVLPEEQRKMQAELFESLPSESSAPPSDGLHPK
- a CDS encoding phospholipase A, with amino-acid sequence MLKIKVMAVAVLAGLPAAAWPAADPALQCTLVQDSAMRLACFDKVYAAHFPPQNPPPVATGGAKSVDLVRTIEASRENDETVIVFSGERPTVENTGPTQALLDAADAYTPLSVMYDLDQNDPRGILSVREHQPMYLMPAWYNSSPNRHPHSPTRGTADDAVSKEQKRLEAKMQVSFKTKLMEDLFKTRADLWFGYTQTSNWQVWNQGEDSAPFRNNDYQPEIFITQPVKADLPGGGKLRVLGMGFVHQSNGQSRPLSRSWNRVYGMAGMEWGKLTVMPRLWVRAFEESGEKDDNPDISDYMGYGDLKVQYRFNDKQTLSTTVRYNPKTGKGALQAGYTFPLKGRLKAYVQGFHGYGDSLLDYNHKQNGIGIGLMFNDWDGF
- the rpsT gene encoding 30S ribosomal protein S20, whose amino-acid sequence is MANSAQARKRARQAIKNRAHNASLRTAFRTAVKKVLKAVEAGDKTAAQEVYRESVKVMDRIADKGVYHKNKAARHKSRLSAKIKALA
- a CDS encoding extracellular solute-binding protein; translation: MKKTALSVLTALALAACGGQSETQQPAPQPQAADTASDAASATDGLPVTDTLNIYNWSNYVDESTVEDFKKANNLKLTYDLYENNETLEAKVLTGKSGYDLVVPGIAFLPRQINAGAYQKIHKNLIPNYQNIDPKLLEMMQSADPGNEYAVPYFSGVNTLAITAKGKEALGGALPENGWDLLFKPEYTSKLKGCGIALWDTPSEMFPIVLNYLGKDPKGSNPEDIKAAADVLQAIRPDVKRFSPSVIDELARGDVCLAAGNGGDLNMAKARSEEVKNNVGIDVLNPKGMGFWIESWLIPADAKNVLNAHKYINYTLDPEVAAKNGNFVTFAPASLPAREKMDAALVATRSIFPNEQDMQDGFVMPQMGDDAKKLTVNLWQKIKVGTH
- a CDS encoding STAS/SEC14 domain-containing protein, with amino-acid sequence MISIREQAYGLNVALYNEFTLEDFNEFEEAALKCAKTIRRPDMLLDLSLLKDFTLDMAVEQLKFMREHEDEFGRIAIVVDDVWIKLAARLSGLITQSHPKYFDEVAEAQAWLLGEAGE